In Nitrospirota bacterium, the sequence ATTGGTATAATGGCGCATATAGATGCAGGAAAAACTACGACCACAGAACGTATCCTTTATTATACAGGTGTTACATACAAGATTGGAGAAGTAGACGAAGGTACTGCTGTAATGGACTGGATGGTCCAGGAGCAGGAACGAGGAATTACTATAACTTCCGCAGCAACAACATGCTTCTGGAAAGATCATAAGATTAATATTATTGATACTCCAGGACATGTCGATTTTACCATCGAAGTTGAACGCTCTCTGAGAGTTCTTGATGGTGCTGTAGCAATTTTTGATTCTGTTGCAGGGGTAGAACCTCAGTCAGAAACAGTCTGGAGACAGGCTAATAAATATGGTGTTCCCCGAATTGCTTTTATGAATAAAATGGACAGAGTAGGGGCTGATTTTTTTATGAGTGTTAATAGTATGATAGAAAGGCTTGGTGCTCATCCTGTTCCTATACATACACCAATAGGAGCAGAAGAAGATTTCAGAGGTTCCGTTGACCTTGTCAGGATGAAAGCAATATATTTTGATGATGAAACACTTGGTGCAAAATATATCGAAACAGAAATACCTGATGATATGAAACCTCATGTTATTGAACACAGAGAAAAAATGATAGAAGCATTGGCTGATATTGATGAAATTATTATGGAAAAATATCTTAACAGAGAAGAAATCAGCGAGAATGAGATAAAAGGCGCCTTGAGAAAAGGAACTCTTGAGAAAAGGATAACACCTGTTATTTGTGGTTCTGCTTTCAGAAATAAAGGGATACAGCTTTTACTTGATGCAATTATAGATTATTTACCATCCCCTAATGAAATTCCTCCTGTAATAGGCACAATGCCAGGCAGTGATTCACTAATCGTGAGGCATGCACGTGATGGTGAACCTTTTTCTGCCCTTGCATATAAAGTTATGTCTGATCCATTTGTTGGTCAGCTTACATTTATAAGGGTATATTCAGGAGTCCTTGAATCAGGTTCATATATTTACAATTCTACAAAGAACGTAAAGGAGAGGGTTGGAAGAATCCTCAGAATGCATG encodes:
- the fusA gene encoding elongation factor G, yielding MSRFPLEKTRNIGIMAHIDAGKTTTTERILYYTGVTYKIGEVDEGTAVMDWMVQEQERGITITSAATTCFWKDHKINIIDTPGHVDFTIEVERSLRVLDGAVAIFDSVAGVEPQSETVWRQANKYGVPRIAFMNKMDRVGADFFMSVNSMIERLGAHPVPIHTPIGAEEDFRGSVDLVRMKAIYFDDETLGAKYIETEIPDDMKPHVIEHREKMIEALADIDEIIMEKYLNREEISENEIKGALRKGTLEKRITPVICGSAFRNKGIQLLLDAIIDYLPSPNEIPPVIGTMPGSDSLIVRHARDGEPFSALAYKVMSDPFVGQLTFIRVYSGVLESGSYIYNSTKNVKERVGRILRMHANKREEIKEVAAGDIAAIVGLKKTLTGDTLCDEKHAIILESIEFPEPVMSVAIEPKTKADQDKLSQSLAKLSQEDPSFKVSFNEETGQTIISGMGELHLEIIVDRLLREFKVSANIGKPQVAYKETIRSTAKAEGKFVRQTGGRGQYGHVLIEIEPQEPGTGFKFENNIVGGAVPREYIPAVEKGIKEAADRGILAGYPIVDIKVKLYDGSYHEVDSSEMAFKIAGSIAFKEAAKKAQPVLLEPIMSIEVVTPEEYMGDVIGDLSARRGKVQNIDRRGNVQVIKAMTPLAEMFGYSTDLRSKTQGRATYTMQFSHYDEVPKGVSDSIITVLKGE